CTCAAGTCGGGGATGTTGAAGATGTTCTTGATGCTGTTGATCATCGCCTGGAACTCCGTCTCGTCACGCCTTCCCTCACGCTTCGGCGCCGCGCCGCCTCAAGGGATCCGCCGTCAGGCGGAGAGGATCTCGACGGTCCCGCCGGCGGCCTCGACCTTGGCGCGCGCCTGCTTGCTGATCCGGTGCACTTTCACCTTCAGGCCGGCCGGGCAATCGCCGCGCGCCAGGAGCACGACGCCGCCCCGCACCCGCTTCAGGATGCCGCTGGCCACCAGGCTCTCCGGGGTGACCTCTCCCTGGAACCCGGCCATCTGATCCAGGTTCACCACCGTGAACTCCTTCCGGAACAGGTTCTTGAAGCCGCGCTTCGGAACCCGGCGGTGCAGCGGCATCTGCCCGCCTTCAAACCCTCGCTGCCGCGAGAACCCGGATCGCGAGAGCTGCCCCTTGTTGCCCGCGCCCGCCGTCTTGCCGTTCCCCGATCCCGGCCCGCGGCCGACACGCCATTTCTTGCGGCGCGAGCCGGCGGCGGCGCGCAGCGATTCGAGGCCGATCTCCTTCGTCTTCTGCGTCACCTTCTTTTTTCGGGGCACGAGGTTCTCCTTAGACGCCTATTCGCCCACCACCCGGACCAAGTGGGGAATGGTCGCCACCATTCCCCGGACGGCCGGATTGTCGGGGCGCACCACCGTCTGGTTCAGGCGACGGAATCCCAGCGATCGCAGCGTCCGCTTCTGATCCTCCGGCGCGCCGATGCCGCTGCGCACCTGGACGATCTCAATGGTCTTGCCCTTCCGCTTGGCGGTCCGCTTCGCCATTCTTGTCCTCCGTCACCTCGACACTCCTCTGCCGTACGGCCTTGGGATCCCGGAGCTGCTGGAGCCCCGCGAACGTGGCGCGTACGACGTTGTAGGGGTTCGTGGTGCCCAGCGATTTCGTCAGAATGTCCTGGATGCCCGCCGATTCCATGACGGCGCGCACCGCGCCCCCCGCGATGACCCCCGTGCCGGTGGACGCGGGCCGGAGCATCACCCTCCCCGCGCCGAAATGGCCGACGATCGGGTGCGGAATCGTCCCGTCTTTGATCGGCACCCGGATCAAGTTCCGTTTGGCGCGCTCGACTCCCTTGGCGATGGCGACCGGAACTTCCCGGGCTTTCCCCATGCCGAAGCCGACGTGCCCCCGCAGGTCGCCGACCACCACGAGCGCCGAGAAGCGGAAGTTCTTGCCCCCCTTGACGACTTTCGTGACCCGGTTGATGTGGACCACCTGGTCCTTCAAGTCGAGCTCCGAGCTTTTCATCGGTTCCAAATCTTCACCTCGCCATCCTGGATGCGTCCTTCAGAACTTGAGCCCCTTCTCCCGGGCGGCGTCCGCCACGGCCTTGATCCGGCCATGATAGGGATACCCTCCCCGGTCGAACACGACTTCCTCGAGACCCTTCTCCTTGAGCCTCTCCGCGATCAGCGAGCCGACCGTCCGGGCCCCCGCGAGGTTGCCGCCCGACTTGCCGCCGCCTCCCTTCTCGAGGCTGGAGGCATGGGCGAGCGTCTGTCCCTTTTCATCGTCGATGGCCTGCGCGTAGATGTGCTTCAGGCTCTTGTACACCGAAACGCGCGGCTTGGCGGCGGTGCCGGAAAGCCGGGAGCGAATCCGCGACCTCCGTCGATCCCGGCGCTGGCTTTTTCTTGCGTCCCTCTGCATGGCTCCTTCCCGTTGGCGGCGCCCGGCCTCAGGCGGCCGCAGTCTTGCCGACCTTGCCGGCCTTTCTCCGGATGACTTCGTCGGTGTAGCGAATCCCCTTGCCCTTGTAGGGCTCGGGAAGCCGGAGGCGGCGGATGTTCGCCGCGACCTGCCC
The genomic region above belongs to Candidatus Polarisedimenticolia bacterium and contains:
- the rplO gene encoding 50S ribosomal protein L15, with protein sequence MGLESLRAAAGSRRKKWRVGRGPGSGNGKTAGAGNKGQLSRSGFSRQRGFEGGQMPLHRRVPKRGFKNLFRKEFTVVNLDQMAGFQGEVTPESLVASGILKRVRGGVVLLARGDCPAGLKVKVHRISKQARAKVEAAGGTVEILSA
- the rpmD gene encoding 50S ribosomal protein L30, translated to MAKRTAKRKGKTIEIVQVRSGIGAPEDQKRTLRSLGFRRLNQTVVRPDNPAVRGMVATIPHLVRVVGE
- the rpsE gene encoding 30S ribosomal protein S5, with the translated sequence MKSSELDLKDQVVHINRVTKVVKGGKNFRFSALVVVGDLRGHVGFGMGKAREVPVAIAKGVERAKRNLIRVPIKDGTIPHPIVGHFGAGRVMLRPASTGTGVIAGGAVRAVMESAGIQDILTKSLGTTNPYNVVRATFAGLQQLRDPKAVRQRSVEVTEDKNGEADRQAEGQDH
- the rplR gene encoding 50S ribosomal protein L18 produces the protein MQRDARKSQRRDRRRSRIRSRLSGTAAKPRVSVYKSLKHIYAQAIDDEKGQTLAHASSLEKGGGGKSGGNLAGARTVGSLIAERLKEKGLEEVVFDRGGYPYHGRIKAVADAAREKGLKF